A single region of the Lycium barbarum isolate Lr01 chromosome 2, ASM1917538v2, whole genome shotgun sequence genome encodes:
- the LOC132627404 gene encoding glucan endo-1,3-beta-glucosidase 9, which yields MASLQWILVLFLAIIRVEAIGVNWGTSASHPLPPSKVVELLKANNINKVKLFDTNSEILEALSGSNIDVTVGIPNTMLRSLNSSLKSAHSWVHNNLTRYFSNGARIQYIAIGDEPFNQIHGEQFLPFVVGAAENIEAALTKAKLAGRVKLVVPCSFDAFQSESGSPSKGHFRADVNRTMAELLRFLSKHQSPFFVNISPFFSYRNNKNISLDFALFKETARPHKDNRRTYKNSFDLSYDTLISALSSVGFDKMDIVIGQIGWPTDGAADATSFNAQVFMKGLVDHLHSRAGTPLRPKEPPTETFIYSLFDEDQRNLTSGNFERHWGLFTFDGQAKYQLDLGQGLRNLRNAQNVHYLSSKWCVVNNNQNLSNATARALEACSSADCSVLSPGGSCFNLSWPGNISYAFNSYYQQHDQRADSCDFGGLGLITTVNPSVGTCRFIVQLGTSNSALHQKFTMITIATILLWLVGGGL from the exons ATGGCTTCTCTTCAATGGATTTTGGTTCTCTTCTTAGCCATTATTAGGGTTGAAGCGATAGGGGTGAACTGGGGCACATCAGCCTCACATCCATTGCCACCATCTAAAGTAGTGGAGCTGTTGAaagccaacaatatcaacaaagtGAAGTTATTTGACACTAACTCAGAAATCCTGGAGGCTCTATCAGGTTCAAACATTGATGTGACAGTAGGCATTCCAAACACCATGCTTCGTAGTTTGAATTCTTCCTTGAAGTCTGCTCACAGTTGGGTCCATAATAATCTCACCCGCTACTTTTCTAATGGAGCCCGAATACA GTACATTGCCATTGGAGATGAACCATTCAATCAAATTCATGGTGAGCAGTTCCTTCCTTTTGTTGTTGGAGCAGCTGAGAATATCGAAGCTGCATTGACCAAAGCTAAGCTGGCTGGGAGGGTGAAACTAGTTGTTCCATGCAGTTTTGATGCCTTCCAGTCAGAATCTGGCTCACCGTCAAAGGGACATTTCAGAGCAGATGTAAATAGAACAATGGCTGAACTCCTCAGATTTCTTAGCAAACACCAGTCTCCTTTCTTTGTTAATATTTCACCCTTCTTCAGTTATCGTAATAACAAGAACATTTCCCTCGACTTTGCTCTCTTCAAAGAAACTGCACGCCCTCATAAAGACAATCGCAGAACCTACAAGAACAGCTTTGACTTGAGTTATGATACCCTTATTTCAGCTTTATCCTCTGTTGGCTTTGATAAGATGGATATAGTCATTGGGCAGATTGGTTGGCCAACAGATGGAGCTGCCGATGCTACCTCATTCAATGCTCAGGTTTTCATGAAAGGCCTCGTGGACCATCTTCATAGCAGAGCAGGAACACCTTTAAGGCCTAAAGAACCACCAACAGAGACCTTTATCTATAGCCTTTTTGATGAAGATCAAAGAAACTTAACCTCTGGAAATTTTGAAAGACACTGGGGTCTGTTTACATTTGATGGCCAGGCCAAATACCAACTTGATTTGGGGCAAGGCTTAAGAAATCTACGAAATGCCCAAAATGTCCACTACCTTTCTTCCAAATGGTGTGTTGTGAATAACAATCAAAACTTGTCCAACGCAACTGCACGGGCTTTGGAGGCGTGTTCTTCTGCTGATTGCAGTGTACTGTCACCTGGAGGTTCTTGTTTTAACCTCAGTTGGCCTGGGAATATTTCTTATGCGTTTAATAGCTACTATCAACAACATGATCAAAGGGCGGATAGTTGTGATTTTGGTGGCTTGGGCTTGATTACCACCGTTAATCCCTCAGTGGGTACTTGCAGATTTATTGTTCAACTAGGCACATCCAATTCAGCTCTCCATCAGAAATTCACTATGATCACCATAGCAACCATTTTGTTATGGCTAGTTGGTGGAGGACTTTGA